The genomic region TTATTTCTATGGTGTCACGCActgactgggagaaggcaatggcaccccactccagtactcttgcctggaaaatcccatggacggaggagcctggtaggctgcagtccatggagtcgaaaagagtcggacacgaccgagcgacttcactttcacttttcattttcatgcactggagaagggaacggcaacccactccagtgttcttgcctggagaatcccagggacaggggagcctggtgggctgccgtctatggggttgcacagagtcggacacgactgaagtgacttagcggcggcagcagcatgCACTAAGTCTCACTGCTTTTGTTCAACACAATGTTTTTGTATTCATCTGCTGGAACATCCACGATCAAACATGACAGACTGGGCGGGGCACTGAGGACAACCTCAAGATTCTGGAGCCTCAGGCCCCAGACCAAGGTGCTGGCGGGGAGAGGCCTCCTCCTTGGCTTCTCCTGTGGTCATTCCTCTGtgtgtcatctcctcctcctgggtTAGGAACCACCCTGATGATGTAATTTTGACTTAATCACCTCTCTAAAGACTCcatctccaaatgcagtcacgTTTTGaggccctggggcttccctggtggctcagtggtaaagaatctgcctgcgatgcaggcaacctgggttcaatccctgggttgggaagattcccctggagagagaaatggcaacccactccagtattcttgcctggagaattccatggacagagaagcctggtaggctacagtccatggggttacaaacagtcagacatgactgagtgactttttactttctgaggtgctgggggttAAAACTTCAACATATCAATTTTAGGGGGACACAGTGCAGTGCGAGATCCACCTGCATTGCTCCTGAGGGGGTAGGAATACTGGGGGAGACCTGTGCAGTGGCTACTGCAGTCATCCAGGGCGGCCAGGGACTCCAGCCAGGGGTTGGTGGCGATCCTGAGAGGGTTGGTGGAGATGCAGATTCATAGCCCTTTAGGAAGCAGAATCCACACGGCTTTGATGTTAGAGTGGCGCTGCCAGTCCACAGAGTGcctttgtgcaaaaaaaaaaaaaaaaaattgtgaaggcACCTCTTAAGACATTTTTTACTTCTCCATGTTGGAATATAGTCAGAATAAATCTAAATGCCAAACATAccaggatttcctggtggctcagtggtaaagaatcctcctgctaatgcagaagtcatgggttcgatccctggtctagaaaGATCACACaggcctcggggcaactaagcccacgcaccacaactgttgagcctgtgtcCAGAGCCAGGGAGCCAGGACGACTGAGCCtcacgctgcaactactgaagcccgtgcaccctagagcctgtgctctgcaaccagagaagccaccgcaatgagaagcccgcacaccctgactagagaggagcccccgtgCGCCTCAAGGAaggaaagccctcacagcaacgaagacccagcacggacaaaaataaataaataaatatttttaagtgtgcaCAGTGTTGGACGGGACCTGCCTCCTTGTGCAACGCACAAGCCCCACAACTGTTCATAGCTTCCCAATGGATGGGGTGGAAAGTGAAACAAAGGGTTAGTTgatcagttctgtctgactctgcgaccccatggacagtagcccgtcaagctcctctatccatgggatttcccaggcaagaatactggagtgggttgccatttccttctccagggaaatcttccccacccagggatcgaacctgtgtctcctacattgcaggcagattcttgcatGCTAAGCCTGTTTTCAACCACTGAGCCATACCCCCaggccttgcaggcagattctttaccatctgagccaccaggaaagcccatggatGGGGTTAGAGACACTGAACTGTGGGACTCAAGAAAACGGACCCAGGGCAGAGACAGTAGCATAAAGACAAGTGGGGAGGGAGAGCAGAGACACATCACTCCTGGGATGGCAGACGGGAGGGGATTTCTTCATGGTCACCCCTGTAACGCCCGGCTCTTTCCGCAGGCAGTTTGCCAAGATCGAAGCTGCCACCCAGCACCTGGCCATGTCCATTCTGTCCCAGGAGGTGCCTCCCCAGAGACCGCCGCCCCAGAGGCcgcccccaccacctccctcccccttcctgggCGTGGCCTGTGCCGTGGCGCCCACCGAGGCACTGCATGCTGGCCCCAGCCTGAGTCTCGCTGCCCTGGACGCCTCCACCCTCGACCTCTTTGAGGACATTGCGCTCCCCCCAGCGTGTCCTTCAGCGCCATCTGACCTGTCCCTCTGTGTGCTGGGCCAGCCGGCCCTGAGGCAGGACACACGGCTCTACGATCCCCTGCTCCCTCCACCGCGttccctggggggaggggaggagctcTTGGCTTCTGAGGGTCGCTGGGGGGGCAGGTGGGAGGTGTCTTGTGCCTGCCCTTCTCAGGGTACCCCTGCAGGCTGGGGGACCTACTTCCCATGACACCCAATCACAACCCAGCCCAGGCTCCCAGAGGGACCAGAGCCCCTGCCATGACAGCTCAGCTGCCTGCCAGGCAGTCCCCTGTCCCATCCATGCCCCTCCTGGCAACCTCTGGCCACGGGAATCAAGCCCAGACTCCCGCCTCGGcctcaagggtcttctcccaGGTCCAGGGCCCCCAGTTCAGCCTCTGGGATGGAGGAGGGGGtgctctctcccttcctcaccttctcccttctttctgctCAGCCCCACCTCCTTGGTgactgtccccccacccccggcaccCTCTCACCCTGGTTCAGCTCTGTCTAATGTCTGGTCTTGTTTATTCCCAAAGATCTGCGGGCTGCTTACTGCATACCAGGCCCAGATCTGGGTGTGAGGACTcaacagtgaataaaacagacatctctgccctcacagagttgacatggcagggtgggggggggggtaaAGTTGGGAGCGCTGAAAATAAATGACTAtatccatactttttttttttaaggcaagatAAATTTCCAATTTCAGATTGGTATTAGTGCTGGGAAGAAAATATTGATAGGATGGCAACCCGATTGGGTGACTCCTTAATacagggtggtcagggaaggccttcaATGACAAGGAACTGGTACTGTGAAAAAGTCTGGGGTTTCGAGCAGAGGGACCAGccggtgcaaaggccctgaggtgggacgTTGGGGACCAgcctggctggagcagagtgagctgGAGGACAGTGTAAGACAGACAGGTGGGCGGTTGAGGGGCTGAAAAGGCACACAGCAAATTgggagttcaattcagttcagtcgttcagtcagtccgactctttgcgaccccatgaactgcagcatgccaggcctccctgtccatcaccaactcccggagttcacccagactcacgttcattgtgtcagtgatgccatccaaccatctcatcctctgtcgtccccttctcctcctgccctcaatctttcccagcatcagggttttttcaaatgagtcagctctccgcatcaggtggccaaagtattggagtttcagtttcaacatcagtccctccaatgaacacccaagagtgatctcctttaggatggacttgttggatctccttgcagtccaagggactctcaagagtcttctccaacaccatagttcaaaagcatcaattctttggcggtcagctttctttatagtccaactctcacatccatacatgactactggaaaaaccatagccttgactatacagacctttgttggcaaagtaatgtctctgcttttgaatatgctgtctaggttggtcataactttccttccaaggagcaagcgtcttttaatttcatggctgcaatcaccatccacagtgattttggagtccaaaaaaataaagtcggccactgtttccactgtttccctgtctatttgacatgaagtgatgggaccagatgccatgatcttcgttttctgaatgttgagctttaagccaactttttcactctccactttcactgtcatcaagaggctttttagttcctcttcactttctgccataagggtggtgttatctgcatatctgagattcttgatatttctcccggcaatctttattccagctatgcttcatccagcccagcatttctcatgatgtactctgcatataagttaaataagcagggtgacaatatacagccttgacgtcctccttttcctatttggaaccagtctgttgttccatgtccagttctaactgttgcttcctgacctgcatacaggtttctcaagaggcaggtcaggtggtctggtattcccatctctttcagaattctccagagtttattgtgatccacacagtcaaaggctttggcatagtcaataaagcagaaatagatgtttttctggaactctcttgctttttcgttTGGCTTTTATTCCAAAAGTGATGGGAAATTCTCTCTCAACCCCTTTCTCGCAACGCCACTTCCAAGCACCGTCTAAACATTAGGACAACACCCGAAGAGGCACGTGCTGTGggagggaaaactgaggctccaagagaaCAGACGAAAGAGCGCGGAGAGGGAGGGACTTCTTGGCTTGTCGCGCCTTTATAGCCCTTTCCTGGAAAGTGCGTGGGTCTAAATTTCTGTCTCTGGCTATAAGGGCCAGGTTCGGACCCAAGGTCTGCCCCTGCGCCGCGCACCCCCCGCCCTTCGCCGCTGTCGTTCGAACTTGACAGTCGGTCTGATCACGACCCACCAACCTCTCGGGCTGCAGTCCCGAGTTCTCTGTACCCGGCGCACCGCTCCGCCTTTGGACACGCCACGCGTGCCTTTTGCGACTCCCCATTGGCCTGACGCTCTGCCTTTCTCCAGGGCGAGCCAATCACGCTCTCAAGACGGACAGCCTGGACCACGGCCCCCCTCCCCGAGGAGGGGTGGGAAGAAGCGGCGTTCTCGGATTGGCTGCCAGCGGAGCGGAGCAGAACTAGACGAGTGCCTATTGGGCCGATCGGCTCGGGAGGCGGGACGTGGAGGGCGCGGGGTGGGGCTCCGTGTCCAGAAGGTGAGAAACGTTGACCCGGCCTGCGGACCCTACCGGAGGAGCCGAGCTGCGCGAGTCCGGCGGCAGCGGGTGAGTGACTGCAGGCCTCACCTGCGGAGGGCAGGCTCGGCTTCCTCTGGCGCCTTCCGGGTAAGGCCCCGCTGGCGCTGCGGGGGGACCGACCTCCCCGCCTGCCGCTGGGGAGACCGAGGCTCCGCGGGGCCATCCGGGGCCGAGGGGACGCGGCCGGGGCAGGACTCCTGCCCACGCCGACACTAGTGGCTGGCCAGGGCCGATTCCACCCCCCGGGCCGAGTGCCCGCATCACCCCTGCGCGGAGGGTGTTTCCCCAAGAAGGAAACCGGCTAGACGGAGCGTGAAACTtgagggtcacacagccagcgaGGCTGGGTGCGGACGCACGCCGCCCCCGGCCACCCGGGGGATCTCAACAGACCGATTCGCTCCGCAGGTGGCCGCCCATCGCGGGCCGCTCCTCTGCCCGGCCTCGGGCTTCCTCTGCCCCGAGCTGCGTTCTGGATCCTCACCACTCCCCTAAAGcacccccaaactctgtctccagccCAGACCCCGCCCCCACGTGTTTCATCTACTCTGCCTCAATCAGGTGGGCTCTCCAGGGAATTAGCCCACCCTCTGACGACTGGAAACCAGGCCCGCCTGCCCCCTCCTCTCCGTCCCGGCTGCCTGGACTGGACCCTGCCCTCCCGGCCTCCACCTCCAGTCCAGCCCCACAGGCTGCCAGCGAGGCCTCcctgttttctattttcaaaacttTCTTGTGGAAGTTTATTACACGTGTAGGGAAAAGTACAAACCACAGATACACAGCTCACGTAACTTCACAAAGAGTATGGGAACAGCATACAAACGCAGAAATCAAACACCCCCGACCCGAAGTCCCAGCTCCTCCTTCATCACTGCTGCCCAAGGACCACCATTATCATGACTTTAATGCCACCGATGGGTCTGGCTGGGTTCTTGCCTTATGTACACGTTTTACTGTATTGTATTCACTATATTGTATTTACCTGACTGGAGAACCTGTTTACACACTGTCAAAAATTCAAGAGCAACAGAGTCATACACACAGTGGTCAAACATCCTTCACACTCCGCCCCTCAGAGACCTGTCCCTGCAGAAAAAGCCTGTTCTTACGTGCTTGCCAGAGAGCAAATACGGATTGCAGCAGtatgcaggcttttttttttccttcttgcattttgGCACAAATGGGAGCACTGTTGACACACTATGTTTGTCCCGTCTGTACCCCGTCACCCCCCTCCTTAACATCTCTCAGACATTTCTCCACATTGTTACTTAAAGATCTTCCTTGTGATTACCAGTGCCCTAACCGTGGATGTTTAgacttatttctgttcttttgctCAGGGAGGGGTCTCATAGTGAATAACTTTGTCCCATAATGAATAACTTGTGTCATTTCACAGGCATGTCTGCAGGCATGCACTTAGGCTAAACACTTAGCATGAGTTCCCTGGGTCACAGGGTTTGTGAATCTGTAATTTTGAGAACTGTGGGCCCATGGTTCTCCCTAGGGGGTGCTTGCTGCAGTTTACACTCCTACCAGCCCTGCAGGTGCACCCGTCACAGGCTTTTGGACATTCCAGCACCCCACCCACTCCTGACCCTGTCCCTCCAGTTTCTTGGAGAGTTACCAGTTACCAGCCAGAACCGGAGTGAGGAGAGCGCTCCAGGTGGAGGCAGCTGCCTTGGCAAAGGCCCTGAAGGGGGATGTGGCAGTCCAGCGCCTTGTGGGAGGAGGGTACCTCTTACTCTTGAAGACAGAGAAAAGCCATGAAGCCTGGGGGAGAGCTAAGATGGGGTAACAAGGTCACCTGTGTGTTTTCAAAAagattgctttctctctctttcttcactttctttgggaGAACTCTGCCAAGACAGAGTAGCTTCCCCAGAAATCCTCACCCTGGCCATAGCTGTAATTACACAATGAAGTAATGCAGTGTGGTTTCATTTTTGAGGGAGTTTCCCTTCCATTTGTATTTCGAGACAAAATTCCCAtagcataaaattcaccattttagcCATCCACTAAGTTTTAAACTTTAGATATGCCACATGTAGGAAACATTTTCAGTGGTAGATGTGCTCAGTTTAAAGAATAACCAAAAACACCTGTGGGACTCCTGACACTGAAACTTGCCCTGAGCAAGGGTCAGCTGGCTTGCCCTCCACTGGATGCACTGGGTCCGCAGGGCCTTTGTTTcctaaataaattaacaaataagtGAGTGACATGCAGAGATGGGGGGAGCTGCAGACACAAGCCAGGACTCCCCATTTGTGCAGCAGTTCTAGGAACCAGAGACACAAGTCTCTGGGAACATGGGCTGGGACCATGAGACTCGGGGTGTCCAGGGCCCTGATGGGGAAAGGGGGCAGTCACCCCTCTAGTCCCTGCAGCACCTCCGCCCTCATGGACCCCTCCCCTGGACCTCAGGGTCCTCCCCTTTAAAAGGGCCGCTGCCCAGGTGACTCTACCAGTGCCCCCCTTAATTTTTAcattgcttgctttctttttaatggtgGGAGGGGCTTCCCCTGGAAGCCCAGggggttaagactgtgcttccaatgctgggggcacGGGTGCCATTCTTGGTTGGGGAACACTTgccacacagtcaaaaattaaacaaaataaaaataatttaaaaaataaaattgtggcaaaatatacataacCTAAAACTTACCATCctgaccattttaaagtatacagttaaGAGGCATTTTGTATATTCCTAATATTGTGCACCAGCACTACTGATTCCAAACACTTCCATCTCCCCAGACGGAAACTCCGTGCCCCTCTTCAGTCTCTcctccgccccaccccaccccacccggcCCCAGCCCGCTCCGTCTCGGTGGACGGTCCATGTAAAGGGACTCCTGCGCGGTGCTCTGTGACTCCGCAGCATTCACGGCGAGGTGCGTCCGCGCTCCTTTCCTTTTCGTGGCCGAATACTACACCTCGTGGGTACCCCAGCCTTTCTTTCTAAGACCCCTAGGCGGCGGGGTTCAGCTAGTGAGTCTCAGGCGTGGGCAAACTGCATTCAGGGAGGCAATCAGACCTGAGGGATCGCAGgccgtggggggcgggggtggggggtgcagctTTGCCTCAGGACCCCATCCCGACCCCTCAGGGGCTGACCGTACCCTCCGGGGGACTTCAGAGCCTCAGTCTCCGTCCAGGCTGCGGGAGGGTCACAGTGGGAGTCTAGGGGGTGAGTGCATGGACCCCGGACATGCAAAGAAGCCCCCTCCGAGCCTAATCGCACTCCCTGGGCCCTCGGTCCACTCCAGGACATGGCAGCTGGGAGGCCCGCGTTGGGCCGCGTCCTCCCCGGATCTTCCATGCTCTTCCTGTGCGACATGCAGGAGAAGTTCCGCCACGTCGTGTACTTCCGCCAGATCGTCTCTGTGGCTGCGCGCATGCTCAAGGTACAGCCCTGCTCCCTCGGACCCAGGTCCAGACCCCATGCCTCTTCCCTCAGACCAGGAGTCCAGGCCGCAGCCCCTTTTGGGCTCAGACCTGCGCTCCTCCGCCCCCATGCCAGGTGGCCCGGCTGCTGAGTGTGCCGACAGTGCTGACTGAGCAGTACCCACAGGGCCTGGGCCCCACGGTGCCCGAGCTGGGCGCCCAGGGCCTCCAGCCACACTCCAAGACCTGCTTCAGCATGGTGCCGGTGGTGCAGCAGGAGCTGGACGCACGGCCCCAGCTGCGCTCTGTGCTCCTCTGTGGCTTGGAGACACAAGCCTGCATCTTGGTGAGACCCCCACTGACCCTTGGGACCTCCTTTCCACCTGGGACCTCCCCAACCTGAAAACCCAGAACCCTGGACACTGCTTCCTGACCCGTGGCTCCCCTCCTGACCTGGGACCTTCACCTCCACTCAGGACCCCTGGGCTTTCGTCCTGCCAAGGATACCGCTATAAtccccacccctcctgccctGGTCCGCCCTCAGCCCCACCCTGGCCCCCGTCATTCCTGGCTGGGGTGGTCCTGACATCTCTCCGCCCCCAGCAAACGGCCCTGGACCTCCTGGATCGTGGGCTGCAGGTCCACGTGGTGGTGGATGCCTGTACCTCCCGGAGGTGAGCTCTTCTCAGGGGTGAGGTGCGTGTGGGTTGGGTTTGGGGCACCCAGGGAGAACCCGGGGGTGGATCCTTGCTGAGTTCACCGGCTGTCTGGGCGTGGGGTAGGGACCGAGacaccctctcccccaccccctcagccAGGTGGACCGGCTGGTGGCGTTGTCGCGGTTGCGCCAGAGCGGCGCCTTCCTCTCTACCAGCGAGGGGCTCATTTTGCAGCTCGTGGGCGACGCCGCCCACCCTCAGTTCAAAGAGGTACTGGACCCCCCCACACCCGACCTCCCCCTTCTCCCACACAAACAGCAAATGCCTTTCCAGCGCCCACGGTACAGCGGCAGAATACATCCGGGAACATAGCAGGCTGCCGCCCCCAGGGGAGACTGCGGGTCAACACCGTACATCCCGGAGGGGAGAAGCCAGCTGACCCTGAGGgctgtagagagagagaaagcaggcgAGGGCCGGGTGTGCCAGGACGGGTTGCTGAGGGCAGTCCAGAGGCCTCCCGGAAGAAGGGGACTTTAGAGCGAGGTGGAGATGGAAGGGAGCCACGGGGACCCTGTCCACAGCTCCGCCCGGCCCTTCCCCAgcacccctcctcctcctcctcctcctccagtctGTGATACTCAGGTCCAGCCTCCACAGCCACCACCCAAGTGGCCTTCCCAGTACCCAGGTCTGACTGGGTAGCCACGGCTTCACACCTTGGCCCTTAGGGTAACGGAATATGCCAATATCCCAGTCCTCTGAgatctgccccttctcctcctcttagaTCAGGTCTGTtgagcatttactgagcacctactgtgtgccagccaGTGTGGCAGGTCCAGGAGCAATCGCAGAAAAAGACAATCTGTATTCAGTTTCACATGGCggccaggagctggggagggaaTCTGTGGGGTGTGTGAGAGATGAGATGGGGGCCGGCAGCACGGAGGCCCCTCCTGGGGGTGGCCTTAAAGCGGAGACCTGAAGTGTGGGCGGTGAGCAACCGGTCATCCGAAAAGCAGTCTTGGCAGAGTGGACAGCTAGGGCAGAAGCCTGGATGTGGGACTAAGCTTGACTTATTCAAGGAACCACAGAAGGGCACGGTGAACTCTGggtggaggaggggcggggggctgggAGGAGCCAGAGTGGAGTCTTCCCAAAGGTTCTGGTGCGGTTGCACCCGGGATCTGGACACTGTCAGATCTGTGTGTGGCGCTGGGCGGCTAATGGACATGGGGTAGGAAGGAGGGAAACGAGGGTGGAGGCGGCAGAGTTACAGGCCTGGCTCACTTTCATTTTGTAATTTCTGTAGGTTAGCATGAGAGGACTTGCTGGTGGGTGCAGTGCATGAAAAGGCAGCCCAGAGAGGGTGAGCACAGCCGCTCAGGCTGTGCActgatgggggagggggtggaaggTCAAATGACCACCAGCATCTAAGAGTCAGTTGCATAAGTGCCTCCAGACTTGAGGCGCAAGGCGTGGGCTGGACCTGAGAGTTGAGAGGGGAGATTACTTAAGAAGTAGGTgtacccaggaagccccaggacAGTCAGTCACCCTCAGTGGTCGAAGCCGGTAAGGTGGGCCCAGGTGACAGATAATCAGGCACTAACCCTGGTAAGCTGTGGTGAAAGGGAGACCACCAGCAAAAGTCTTGAGGGGAGGGGGCGGTTAGTTTGGCCAGTTACTGcccgggggttgggggagggaggagtgcGGCGAGGGAGATGAAAATGGATCTGTTGTGGAGACGGAAACCCCTGACTCCTGACTCCCCCTACAGATCCAGAAGCTCATCAAGGAGCCCAGCCCCGACAGCGGGCTGCTGGGCCTTTTCCAAGACCAGAACCCCCTCTTCCGCTGACCTCGCCACCCTGCGCTGTGCGgagacaccctcttctcctgtcctcGGGACTCTGGCAGGCGTGCTTTCTCCCCCCGTCGCCGGGTCCCGAGAGTGGTGCAGTCCACCGGGAGATCCGCCCCCTCGGGAGGGCGGTGGGTGCCGCCTCCCCATTGGGCCGCAGCTCCCGGAAATGCAAATGAAGCTCCCGGAGCTGGGCGAGGGTTGGTCGAGCCGGGCTGGAGGCGGGGCTCGGCCCCGGGCCACTCCAAGGGGCGGCGAGGGGGAGGGCGTCACAGTCTGTGTGGGACCCGCTCACGGAGAATAAACACTGATGTGACTGTGGGCCGAACCATTCTTGGGCTGGGGGGTGTCCCGGGGGCGACCGGGGCCCGCGGGCGGCGGGGGAAGAGGGGTCCCcggcaggtggggagggggtggtgccTCCGCTCAACTCCTAGCCGGCGGCTCGAGGCAAAGGCGAGGGCGGCCACTCACATCTGCACCGCAGCCGGCGCGCATCTGCCCGCAAAGGGACTGCCGGCCCGGGTCCCCGACACGCTGCCGGCCGCCCCCCAGGCAGCGCGCGCGCACACGCCCAGCCGGGTTGGCTCGCAGACACGCGCTCGCTCTGCCTCCTCCGGCCGGCCCCCCACGTCGCCGCCACCCCCCCGACTCCCCCAGGGTCCCGCATCCGGAAAGTGAGGTGAGCGCGGCCGCACCCCGGTGcggagggggaaactgaggcaggagggACTTGGGGACGCGGAGGAAGAGACAGGCATGCGGTTgaatggatggacggatggatgggaAGGACTGATAGCTTCATCTGAGTGGTCCCTGTTGCCCTAAGACAGGAGCCCGGGGATCCGCATGGGGGCTCCCAGAATTCTACAGCCCCCTTGGAAATCTGGGAGTCGGGACTCAACGAGACCCCCAGTCAGGGCCGCTCAGCCCTTTTAGAGTctcaggctcccccacccccatcccgcaACCTTTGGGGGCCCAAGAAGGCAATCTGAGTCCCCCAGGGACCCAAGCGTCAGAGCTCTCAGCCAGACCGCCCCCACTGGGGAATCAGAGCACCCCCGCTCCCCGTTCCTGGATCCCAGACCTCGCTCAGAAGGCCCGGTCACCGGACCCCGCGTCAGAGCGCCCAGGGGCCTCTCTCTACAGGGACCTAGGAGTCCCTgcttccccctcctccaggaacccCTGGGACCGGGCGCCAGCGCCCCCGGCCCCCGCCTTCCGAATCCAGGTGTcccccctcctcaccccccaGCCTGAAGCCTCGCGTCTCGGAGGCCGCGCTCGCGTCGCCATGGCAACAGGAGTCTATTTTGCGCTGGGAACACACAGCTCCCGTCGcagcgcccccccaccccgcccctctaACCTGAGCCTGAGTGAGAGTGAGGGGCCCGGGAAGGGAGATGGGTGGTCCGGGGTCGGAGGGGGCACAGAGACACTCACAGGGTCAGAGATCTGTAGACAGCAAACCTgggaaagacacacacagagatggaGACACGCAGTCAGAGGTAGCGAGAGACGGGGATGTGCAGAGAAGAGACTGAcggggcagaggggaggaagaAATGCTGGCACGCGGAGGAGACGTAGGGCAGAAACGGCAGGATGCAGAGATGCGCTGAGACACGTGGAGAGAGACGGGCTAAGAGAGCCCGTGACCCCGGGCACCTCCCTGCAGAGATGAGACTGGCCGGCGGGCCGAGGGAGGGGCAGTGGGCGCGAGATCCGGGAGGAGGTCAGGACAGGGAGACGCAGAGACTCCCAGAGACAGAGAGCGGACGGGAAGGCCTAGGCACCCGGCGGGCAGCGGGGGGTGCGTGGGGACCTGCCGCGTCTCTTCCTCAAACCCCACCCCCGGGCGACGAGCTGGAGGCGGGGCCGGGTGCCTCCACCCCGCCGCCCCCTCCGGGAGCTGGGATCCCCGCCCCCTACCCGGACCCCTGCTGCCGGGTCTGCCTCCTCTTGAACCCGGATCGCCCCTCCTACTGCCTTCTCGCCACATCCCTACCCCAAACCCACCCTCAACTCCAGACATTCCTAGGAGGCCCGCGCGCCTTTTGCCTTCGGACCCCCGCACCCTCAGCGCCCACCTGCCCACCCCTCTCCAACGCCCTGCAGCCCGAGATCAGGCTTCTGACTTTCTCTGGGTCTCCTCCCCCTGCGGGTCTCTGTCCTCCTTCTCAGgctgtctttccttctctctcgcTCTCCTTTGATCCCCAGTTATCTGGGTCTTTTTTCCCCGTCACTATTCGCCCTCCCAGgtctctgccctcttctctttgaatattctttgaatatcttcagtttctttgaaaGGAGGAGAATATCCCTTCTCTTCATCTCTGTTCTTCTCTCCTGGGTCTCTGACCCTCTCcctgtgtttctctctctgggtctctctctct from Bubalus bubalis isolate 160015118507 breed Murrah chromosome 18, NDDB_SH_1, whole genome shotgun sequence harbors:
- the ISOC2 gene encoding isochorismatase domain-containing protein 2 isoform X1: MAAGRPALGRVLPGSSMLFLCDMQEKFRHVVYFRQIVSVAARMLKVARLLSVPTVLTEQYPQGLGPTVPELGAQGLQPHSKTCFSMVPVVQQELDARPQLRSVLLCGLETQACILQTALDLLDRGLQVHVVVDACTSRRSRSSSRSPAPTAGCWAFSKTRTPSSADLATLRCAETPSSPVLGTLAGVLSPPVAGSREWCSPPGDPPPREGGGCRLPIGPQLPEMQMKLPELGEGWSSRAGGGARPRATPRGGEGEGVTVCVGPAHGE
- the C18H19orf85 gene encoding uncharacterized protein C19orf85 homolog, which gives rise to MHPGAPTGPGVSEAGPRELCAFVSGAAAHVLRALHPRRARPLKRRPNHRRFLHNQICRQFAKIEAATQHLAMSILSQEVPPQRPPPQRPPPPPPSPFLGVACAVAPTEALHAGPSLSLAALDASTLDLFEDIALPPACPSAPSDLSLCVLGQPALRQDTRLYDPLLPPPRSLGGGEELLASEGRWGGRWEVSCACPSQGTPAGWGTYFP
- the ISOC2 gene encoding isochorismatase domain-containing protein 2 isoform X2 gives rise to the protein MAAGRPALGRVLPGSSMLFLCDMQEKFRHVVYFRQIVSVAARMLKVARLLSVPTVLTEQYPQGLGPTVPELGAQGLQPHSKTCFSMVPVVQQELDARPQLRSVLLCGLETQACILQTALDLLDRGLQVHVVVDACTSRSQVDRLVALSRLRQSGAFLSTSEGLILQLVGDAAHPQFKEIQKLIKEPSPDSGLLGLFQDQNPLFR